One part of the Flavobacterium johnsoniae UW101 genome encodes these proteins:
- the lepB gene encoding signal peptidase I, producing MTLYSWFVFFLAVQIIHFAGTWKLYLAAGRKSWEAAIPVYNSIVLMKIISRPTWWTLLLFIPIINLIMFPVVWVETLRTFGKKSTVDTLLGIFTLGFYIYYVNYTQKLEYNANRKLTPENKTADTVSSLLFAIIVATLVHTYVIQPYTIPTSSLEKSLLIGDFLFVSKLNYGPRVPMTTVALPMVHDSIPLTKRKSYLSWPQLPYFRLPAFEKIKRNDIVVFNWPVDTVHYFYEPKGRPGVIKPIDKKSNYVKRCVGIPGDSLSIKDGFVFINGKKLVLPERAKPQYSYSVALDGKTSIDFESLFKELDITDPAGFRTEKRDTLYFRALTEAGAERLKNTPGVTAVKREIDHGNDNAIFPHINKWSQDNFGPIYIPEAGKTVALTNESLPFYKEIITNYEGNTLELQGSKFLINGKETNTYTFRQNYYWMMGDNRHNSEDSRYWGYVPENHIVGKPVFIWMSWDTNGKGINKIRWSRVFTTVDGEGQPQSYFKYFLIILALYFVGEFFWKKRKQNKA from the coding sequence ATGACACTTTACTCTTGGTTCGTATTTTTTCTGGCTGTTCAAATAATTCATTTTGCGGGTACATGGAAACTGTATCTGGCAGCAGGAAGAAAAAGCTGGGAAGCAGCAATTCCGGTATATAATTCAATCGTATTGATGAAAATCATCAGTCGCCCAACTTGGTGGACTTTACTGCTTTTCATTCCAATTATTAATTTAATTATGTTTCCGGTTGTCTGGGTTGAAACACTTAGAACCTTTGGGAAAAAATCGACTGTAGATACACTTTTAGGAATTTTTACACTTGGTTTTTACATCTATTATGTAAACTATACTCAAAAATTAGAGTACAATGCCAACAGAAAATTAACTCCGGAAAACAAAACAGCTGACACTGTAAGTTCGCTTCTTTTTGCCATTATCGTAGCAACTTTAGTTCACACTTACGTAATTCAGCCTTATACGATTCCAACTTCTTCATTAGAGAAATCACTTTTAATTGGTGACTTCTTGTTTGTAAGTAAATTAAATTATGGTCCAAGAGTACCAATGACAACTGTTGCATTACCAATGGTTCACGACTCTATCCCTTTAACAAAAAGAAAATCATACTTAAGCTGGCCGCAGCTTCCTTATTTTAGACTTCCGGCTTTCGAAAAAATAAAACGAAATGATATTGTAGTTTTTAACTGGCCGGTAGATACGGTACATTATTTCTATGAGCCAAAAGGAAGACCGGGTGTTATAAAACCAATCGACAAAAAGTCAAACTACGTAAAAAGATGTGTTGGTATTCCAGGTGACAGTTTATCTATTAAAGACGGCTTTGTTTTCATTAATGGCAAAAAACTGGTTTTACCTGAAAGAGCAAAACCTCAATATTCTTATTCTGTAGCTTTAGATGGAAAAACTTCAATAGATTTCGAATCTTTATTTAAAGAATTAGACATTACTGATCCGGCAGGTTTTAGAACAGAAAAAAGAGATACTCTTTATTTTAGAGCATTAACCGAAGCAGGTGCAGAACGTTTAAAAAACACTCCGGGCGTTACCGCTGTAAAAAGAGAAATTGACCACGGAAACGACAATGCTATTTTCCCTCACATTAACAAATGGAGTCAGGATAATTTTGGTCCGATTTATATTCCGGAAGCTGGTAAAACAGTTGCTTTAACAAATGAATCTCTGCCATTTTACAAAGAAATCATTACTAATTACGAAGGAAACACTTTAGAATTACAAGGTTCTAAATTCTTAATTAATGGTAAAGAAACGAACACCTATACCTTCAGACAAAACTATTATTGGATGATGGGAGACAACCGCCATAACTCTGAAGACAGCCGTTATTGGGGTTATGTACCGGAAAACCATATCGTAGGTAAGCCGGTTTTCATCTGGATGAGCTGGGATACAAACGGAAAAGGCATCAACAAAATTCGCTGGAGCAGAGTATTTACAACAGTTGACGGCGAAGGTCAGCCGCAATCTTACTTTAAATATTTCTTAATCATTCTAGCTCTTTACTTCGTTGGAGAATTTTTCTGGAAAAAAAGAAAACAAAATAAAGCATAA
- a CDS encoding WbqC family protein, whose amino-acid sequence MNSLILPTYFPSISHFAVMAQSENITFEMEDNFQKQTNRNRTYIYSPNGIQLLNIPVKHSKAAHQKTKDILIENEFDWQKQHFKSLEAAYRSSPFFEYFEDDIVPIFEKKHNFLMDLNFEVLDTVTKCLRMKLEFGKTTEYFHEVENISDFRHLANGKKDQNSFEKYTQVFDDKHGFINNLSVLDLLFNEGKFAMDYLKTQKII is encoded by the coding sequence ATGAACTCTTTAATACTTCCCACCTATTTTCCGTCAATCAGCCACTTTGCAGTTATGGCTCAATCTGAAAATATAACTTTTGAGATGGAAGATAATTTTCAGAAACAGACCAATAGAAACCGTACTTATATCTATAGTCCAAACGGAATTCAATTATTAAATATACCGGTTAAACACTCTAAAGCGGCACATCAAAAAACGAAAGATATTTTAATCGAAAACGAATTTGACTGGCAGAAACAGCATTTTAAGTCATTAGAAGCAGCATATAGAAGCTCTCCTTTCTTCGAGTACTTTGAAGATGATATCGTTCCTATTTTCGAGAAAAAACACAACTTTTTGATGGATCTTAATTTTGAAGTTCTGGACACAGTAACAAAATGCCTTAGAATGAAATTGGAATTTGGAAAAACAACTGAATATTTCCACGAAGTTGAAAACATTTCTGATTTCAGACATTTAGCAAACGGAAAAAAAGACCAGAATTCATTCGAAAAATACACCCAGGTTTTTGATGACAAACACGGGTTTATCAACAACTTGAGTGTTTTGGATTTACTTTTTAATGAAGGGAAATTTGCAATGGATTATTTAAAAACCCAAAAAATAATCTAA
- a CDS encoding endonuclease/exonuclease/phosphatase family protein encodes MKNLSWFNKIMFFLNIVLTVLTFSVYILPFLAPKSFPLLSVLTLFMPAFFVANGLFFVYWAIQFKKRLILSGLVLLTGITFISKFYKFSAKEYSKDERDFSVMSYNVRLFNVFKWLDRDDIPENIKGFIDEKDPDILCIQEYSNSAHLDLKVYPHRYIFIDGKQIKTGQAIFSKFPIIDEGKIVFPKSDNNVVYADIKRGKDIIRVYNMHLQSIKISPDVSEISDDIDNVNQKKSQRIYARISKGFTQQQEQAEIFKEHIKKCKYPIIICGDMNNSPFSYVYRNIKGKLKDAFEEAGEGFGATYKFKYYPARIDYIFTDTKMKVKQFESFPDFENSDHYPIMTRLSIDQF; translated from the coding sequence ATGAAAAACCTTTCGTGGTTTAATAAAATAATGTTCTTTTTGAATATAGTGCTGACTGTGCTTACATTTAGCGTCTATATTCTGCCCTTTCTAGCACCTAAGAGTTTTCCGCTTTTATCGGTGCTTACGCTGTTTATGCCGGCTTTTTTTGTTGCTAATGGGTTGTTCTTCGTTTATTGGGCGATTCAGTTTAAAAAACGTCTTATTTTGTCTGGTTTGGTTTTATTAACCGGAATTACCTTTATCAGTAAGTTTTATAAATTTTCTGCAAAAGAATATAGTAAAGATGAAAGAGACTTTTCGGTAATGAGTTATAACGTCCGCTTGTTTAATGTCTTTAAATGGCTCGACCGCGACGATATTCCCGAAAATATAAAAGGATTTATAGATGAAAAAGACCCGGATATTTTGTGTATTCAGGAATATTCAAATTCTGCTCATCTGGATTTAAAAGTATATCCGCATCGTTACATTTTTATAGATGGAAAACAGATAAAAACAGGTCAGGCTATTTTCTCTAAATTTCCTATTATCGATGAAGGAAAAATTGTTTTTCCTAAATCAGATAATAATGTGGTGTATGCCGATATTAAACGCGGAAAAGATATTATTCGTGTTTATAATATGCACCTGCAGTCTATTAAAATATCTCCGGATGTAAGTGAGATTTCTGATGATATTGATAATGTGAACCAAAAGAAATCACAGCGTATTTATGCCAGAATCAGCAAAGGATTTACGCAGCAGCAAGAGCAGGCAGAAATTTTTAAAGAGCATATAAAAAAGTGCAAATACCCTATTATTATTTGCGGAGATATGAATAACAGCCCGTTTTCATACGTTTACAGAAATATTAAAGGAAAACTTAAAGATGCTTTTGAAGAGGCCGGAGAAGGCTTTGGAGCAACGTATAAGTTTAAATATTATCCTGCAAGGATTGACTATATTTTTACCGACACTAAAATGAAGGTAAAACAATTTGAAAGCTTTCCTGATTTTGAAAACTCAGATCATTATCCTATAATGACAAGGCTTTCAATAGATCAGTTTTAG